Proteins from a genomic interval of Paenibacillus lentus:
- a CDS encoding lytic polysaccharide monooxygenase has protein sequence MTAEVILERKYSKIKMFLVAAGTMLVMLACSAVFADNASAHGHVIDSRADLCARGENVNCGRVIYEPFSVEGRGDFPEFGVPDGQIASAGIFTELDEQTSTRWQKVNLTGGEHTFHWEIVANHSTNTWDYYITKKGWDPNSPLKRADLELFCRYIDDGAIPPDDVYHDCYIPNDREGYYVIVAVWDIADTPNAFYQVIDANLSINPSAPTTPEPGFPGDPNRFGEHLIWNAIRIYNEGDIVIHNGQFWEALWWTQNQEPGTTGQWGPWKLIGDAPPQ, from the coding sequence ATGACTGCTGAGGTTATATTAGAACGGAAGTACTCGAAAATTAAAATGTTCTTAGTTGCTGCGGGAACTATGCTCGTTATGCTTGCTTGTTCTGCGGTATTTGCTGATAACGCTTCCGCACACGGTCATGTCATTGACAGCCGTGCGGACTTGTGCGCGAGAGGGGAAAATGTCAATTGCGGCAGAGTCATCTATGAACCGTTCAGCGTAGAGGGACGTGGAGATTTCCCTGAATTTGGCGTACCTGATGGACAAATTGCCAGCGCTGGTATATTCACAGAGTTAGATGAGCAGACTTCTACCCGTTGGCAAAAAGTAAATTTGACAGGCGGAGAGCATACGTTCCATTGGGAAATCGTCGCTAACCACAGCACAAATACTTGGGATTATTATATTACCAAGAAGGGTTGGGATCCGAATTCACCGCTCAAGCGGGCCGATCTGGAGCTGTTCTGCAGATATATTGATGATGGGGCTATCCCGCCGGATGATGTATACCATGATTGTTACATCCCGAATGATCGCGAAGGCTATTATGTAATTGTTGCTGTATGGGATATCGCGGATACGCCCAATGCGTTCTATCAAGTGATCGATGCCAACTTGAGCATTAATCCGTCCGCGCCTACAACGCCAGAGCCTGGCTTTCCAGGTGATCCTAACCGGTTTGGCGAACACCTGATCTGGAATGCTATCCGAATTTACAATGAAGGTGATATTGTCATTCACAACGGGCAGTTCTGGGAAGCTCTGTGGTGGACGCAAAATCAGGAACCAGGAACGACAGGCCAGTGGGGGCCGTGGAAGCTGATCGGTGACGCGCCGCCCCAGTAA
- a CDS encoding cold-shock protein — MQTGTVKWFNAEKGFGFIEIEDGNDVFVHFSAIEGEGFKTLDEGQRVQFNVTQGNRGPQAENVTKIY; from the coding sequence ATGCAAACAGGTACAGTTAAATGGTTTAACGCGGAGAAAGGCTTTGGATTTATCGAAATCGAGGACGGAAATGACGTATTCGTTCATTTCAGCGCAATCGAAGGCGAAGGCTTCAAAACATTGGACGAGGGTCAACGTGTTCAGTTCAATGTGACACAAGGCAATCGCGGACCGCAAGCCGAGAATGTTACAAAAATTTACTAA
- a CDS encoding transcriptional regulator SplA domain-containing protein — protein MDLHNDNNIYKPGDIVYVFYRNPHTQDVAHIQQAAVVNHPDNPQELAMFLYETYYPLSHEMAVYTTQEEAEQAYRYYFGTASEESFE, from the coding sequence GTGGATTTACATAATGATAACAATATATATAAACCGGGAGATATCGTCTACGTCTTTTACCGCAATCCGCACACCCAGGATGTAGCTCATATCCAGCAGGCGGCAGTTGTGAACCATCCGGATAATCCGCAGGAGCTGGCCATGTTCCTATATGAAACGTATTACCCGCTTTCTCATGAAATGGCAGTCTATACGACACAGGAAGAGGCGGAGCAGGCTTACAGGTATTACTTCGGGACGGCGTCCGAGGAGAGCTTCGAATGA
- the splB gene encoding spore photoproduct lyase encodes MINPFTPKLIYFEPDALEYPLGKELYDKFSKMDVEIRYTTSHNQVRNLPGDNDFQRYRVAKSTLVVGIRKTLKFDTSKPSAEYAIPFATGCMGHCHYCYLQTTMGSKPYIRTYVNVEEILEAADQYIEERAPEPTRFEASCTSDIVGIDHLTHTLKRAIEHFGQSEYGKLRFVTKFHHVDHLLDAKHQGRTRFRFSVNADYVIKNFEPGTSPLAQRIEAAGKVARAGYPLGFIVAPIYLHEGWEEGYYHMFERLDAELPEDVREDITFEFIQHRFTKPAKRVIEKNYPMTKLELDEEKRRYKWGKYGIGKYIYPKEEERELKNHLYGYMEKFFPEARLEYFT; translated from the coding sequence ATGATTAACCCTTTTACTCCAAAGCTGATCTACTTTGAGCCGGATGCCTTGGAATATCCCTTGGGGAAAGAGCTTTATGATAAATTTTCAAAAATGGACGTTGAAATCCGCTACACCACTTCGCATAATCAAGTCCGAAATTTACCCGGAGACAATGACTTTCAAAGATATCGGGTAGCGAAATCAACGCTGGTCGTTGGCATTCGCAAAACGCTGAAATTTGACACGTCCAAGCCGTCAGCGGAATATGCCATTCCGTTTGCGACAGGCTGTATGGGACATTGCCATTACTGCTATTTGCAGACGACGATGGGAAGCAAGCCGTATATTCGCACCTATGTCAACGTGGAAGAGATTTTGGAAGCAGCGGATCAATATATAGAGGAACGGGCGCCGGAGCCGACCCGATTTGAGGCCTCATGTACTTCAGATATCGTAGGGATCGACCACCTTACACATACGTTAAAAAGAGCCATTGAGCATTTTGGCCAATCCGAATACGGAAAGCTGAGATTCGTTACGAAATTTCATCATGTGGATCACTTGCTCGACGCCAAGCATCAGGGGAGAACGCGATTTCGCTTCAGCGTCAATGCCGACTATGTTATCAAAAATTTTGAACCTGGGACGTCGCCGTTAGCGCAACGGATCGAGGCGGCTGGCAAGGTGGCGAGAGCCGGTTATCCCTTGGGATTTATCGTCGCTCCGATTTACCTGCATGAAGGGTGGGAGGAGGGCTACTATCATATGTTTGAACGTCTGGACGCCGAACTGCCAGAGGACGTCCGGGAGGACATTACATTCGAATTCATCCAGCATCGGTTTACCAAACCGGCCAAGCGTGTAATCGAGAAAAACTATCCGATGACCAAGCTGGAATTGGACGAGGAGAAGCGGAGATATAAATGGGGCAAGTATGGGATTGGAAAATACATTTATCCAAAAGAAGAGGAGAGGGAGCTAAAGAACCATCTTTACGGGTATATGGAGAAGTTTTTTCCTGAGGCCAGGCTGGAGTATTTTACTTAG
- a CDS encoding AraC family transcriptional regulator, with protein MDLLKKMNEAMEYIEANLTCAIDYKEVARLAACSEYHFKRMFSFLANVPLSEYIRRRRLTAAAFELTGSPAKVIDIALKYGYNSPDAFTRAFQSLHGITPSEARYNGHSLKAYPRMTFQLTIQGGSEMNYRIEEKEAFYIVGLMKRVPIIFHGVNPEIASMWSSLNEESIKELKSLSNVEPAGLISASTNFSEGRMEERGELDHYIGVATTKECPVHFASLHVPAQAWAVFEAIGPFPDTLQNVWGRIYSEWFPSSNYEQTEGPEILWNESKDVSSPTFKSEIWIPVLKKSNIEA; from the coding sequence GTGGATTTGCTAAAAAAAATGAATGAAGCGATGGAGTATATTGAGGCTAATCTTACATGTGCTATCGACTATAAAGAGGTTGCAAGGCTGGCTGCCTGCTCGGAATATCATTTCAAAAGGATGTTCTCTTTCCTTGCAAATGTTCCATTGTCGGAGTACATCCGCCGAAGAAGGCTTACAGCTGCCGCTTTTGAACTTACAGGTAGCCCTGCCAAAGTCATTGATATCGCTCTGAAATATGGCTATAACTCCCCAGATGCTTTTACCCGTGCTTTTCAAAGCCTGCATGGCATCACGCCGTCCGAAGCAAGGTATAACGGCCATTCTCTTAAAGCCTATCCGCGTATGACCTTCCAATTAACCATTCAAGGGGGAAGCGAAATGAACTACCGTATAGAGGAGAAAGAAGCTTTTTACATTGTTGGACTGATGAAGCGTGTCCCGATTATATTCCATGGAGTGAATCCGGAGATCGCCTCGATGTGGTCCAGCTTAAACGAAGAATCGATCAAGGAACTTAAGTCACTTTCTAATGTAGAACCAGCGGGACTGATCAGTGCGTCGACGAACTTTTCTGAGGGCAGAATGGAGGAACGAGGAGAGCTTGATCATTATATCGGTGTTGCAACCACCAAGGAGTGCCCGGTTCACTTTGCATCGCTCCATGTCCCGGCTCAAGCATGGGCGGTCTTCGAAGCGATTGGACCGTTTCCCGATACGCTGCAAAATGTATGGGGACGTATTTATTCAGAATGGTTCCCTTCCTCCAACTATGAGCAGACGGAAGGGCCGGAGATCCTCTGGAATGAAAGTAAGGATGTTAGCTCACCCACTTTTAAAAGCGAAATATGGATACCCGTCCTGAAGAAATCAAATATTGAAGCATAA
- a CDS encoding nucleotide disphospho-sugar-binding domain-containing protein, protein MKLLFFMLPYHGHINPTLSVAEELVRRGDQVVYYTTKEFTGKVGSIGAEIRLIGEEFGFQMEEAEDERLTVNLRSGEYYVDNLNRHVAKASDLLGEVRLENADGVVCDPMCLWGRTVAEQLELPRALFFSGIAVTADSPVFDYFSRLFEGDIPEIITDMFLKSEPLMLAPIPREFQPDSEYLADSFEFIGPTVVDRGMETDFPFQEIADHPTIFISLGSVLHNPQFYDLCVEAFADTRWKVVMVCKTPPEKVPANFLISPFVPQLKILQYAELFISHGGMNSVMESLWYGVPLLMVPQSSDQPLVAARAEALKLGRKLELQTLTPSQLLESAEEVLADSAILEGVQRMQSTLHNSGGSKRGADVIQQYFSIPVFD, encoded by the coding sequence ATGAAGCTGCTATTTTTTATGCTACCATATCACGGTCATATTAATCCTACTTTATCTGTCGCAGAGGAGCTGGTTCGCCGCGGTGATCAAGTCGTGTATTACACGACAAAGGAGTTTACAGGTAAGGTTGGCAGCATAGGAGCAGAAATCCGTCTGATCGGTGAGGAATTTGGTTTCCAAATGGAGGAGGCGGAGGATGAGCGATTGACAGTTAACCTGCGTTCGGGGGAATATTATGTGGACAACCTGAACCGCCATGTTGCTAAGGCCTCCGATTTGCTGGGAGAAGTACGCCTTGAGAATGCGGACGGTGTCGTATGCGATCCAATGTGCCTATGGGGACGGACCGTCGCCGAACAGTTAGAGCTCCCGAGGGCTTTATTCTTTTCAGGGATTGCCGTAACCGCGGACTCTCCTGTATTCGATTACTTCTCCAGGTTATTCGAAGGAGATATCCCCGAAATCATAACGGATATGTTCCTGAAGTCGGAGCCGCTCATGCTCGCCCCGATCCCGCGGGAGTTCCAGCCGGATTCGGAATATTTAGCGGATAGCTTTGAGTTTATCGGTCCGACAGTCGTGGACAGGGGAATGGAAACGGATTTCCCGTTTCAGGAAATTGCTGATCATCCCACGATATTCATTTCACTTGGCAGCGTACTTCATAATCCTCAATTTTATGATCTTTGCGTGGAAGCCTTCGCGGATACGCGCTGGAAGGTCGTAATGGTGTGTAAAACGCCGCCGGAAAAGGTTCCGGCTAATTTCCTCATTTCCCCTTTTGTTCCGCAATTAAAAATTTTGCAGTATGCCGAGCTTTTCATCTCTCATGGCGGAATGAATTCAGTGATGGAGTCACTCTGGTATGGTGTCCCTCTCCTGATGGTGCCGCAAAGCTCCGATCAGCCGCTTGTCGCTGCCAGGGCTGAGGCGCTGAAGCTAGGGCGGAAGTTAGAGCTTCAGACGCTTACGCCAAGCCAGCTGCTGGAGAGCGCCGAGGAAGTTCTCGCCGACTCAGCAATACTAGAAGGCGTACAGCGGATGCAATCTACATTGCATAATAGTGGCGGCAGCAAGCGGGGCGCAGATGTCATTCAGCAGTACTTTTCGATACCGGTATTTGATTGA
- a CDS encoding protein adenylyltransferase SelO, protein MTDKKATVEAGWNFDNSYAKLSDILYTLQNPTPVREPKLVVFNESLAESLGLNVEALQGSEGAAVFAGNEIPEGAQPLAQAYAGHQFGYFTMLGDGRAVLLGEQLTPQGERVDIQFKGSGRTPYSRGGDGRAVLGPMLREYIISEAMHALGIPTTRSLAVVTTGQPVMRESEQIGAILTRVAASHIRVGTFQYAAGRGEREELRALADYTLQRHYPEALANAENSENRYLILLREVISSQAKLIAKWQLVGFIHGVMNTDNMTLSGETIDYGPCAFMDTYDPATVFSSIDREGRYAYGNQPYIGAWNLARLAESLLPLLHDDEEQALKIAEEAIGGFTEQFQRHWLAGMRAKLGLFNVEPDDEALIKEILKLMHKHRADYTNTFRALTFGKWQDMALSEDAEFEPWLQRWHSRLDREEESKEASHQLMRDSNPAVIPRNHRVEEALEAAEKNGDYSVMERLLSVLANPYAHTAEQEEYCQLPEPSLRPYRTYCGT, encoded by the coding sequence ATGACGGACAAAAAAGCAACCGTAGAAGCAGGATGGAACTTTGACAACAGTTATGCCAAGCTGTCGGATATACTTTATACCCTGCAAAATCCAACGCCCGTGCGCGAACCGAAGCTGGTCGTGTTCAACGAATCGCTTGCGGAATCCCTCGGGTTGAATGTGGAAGCATTGCAAGGCAGTGAAGGTGCAGCTGTGTTCGCTGGTAATGAGATTCCCGAAGGGGCTCAGCCTCTCGCTCAAGCGTATGCAGGTCATCAGTTTGGCTATTTCACCATGCTGGGTGACGGACGAGCCGTACTGCTCGGAGAACAGCTAACGCCTCAAGGGGAACGAGTCGATATCCAGTTTAAAGGATCTGGTCGAACACCATATTCTCGCGGCGGCGATGGCCGGGCGGTGCTTGGGCCGATGCTGCGAGAATATATCATCAGCGAAGCCATGCACGCGTTAGGCATTCCGACGACGCGCAGCCTTGCTGTGGTGACGACGGGTCAGCCAGTCATGCGTGAGTCGGAGCAGATCGGCGCGATATTGACTCGCGTGGCGGCTAGTCATATCCGTGTCGGCACCTTCCAGTATGCCGCAGGTCGAGGGGAGCGCGAAGAGCTTCGTGCCTTGGCGGATTATACGCTGCAAAGACATTATCCGGAAGCGTTGGCGAATGCGGAGAATAGCGAGAATCGTTATTTAATTTTGCTTCGGGAAGTGATCAGCAGCCAGGCCAAGCTTATCGCGAAGTGGCAGTTAGTCGGTTTTATCCACGGCGTGATGAACACGGACAACATGACGCTGAGCGGAGAGACGATCGACTATGGGCCTTGTGCGTTTATGGACACCTATGATCCGGCGACCGTGTTCAGCTCCATTGACCGTGAAGGGCGTTATGCTTATGGAAATCAACCTTATATCGGGGCATGGAATCTCGCTAGATTAGCGGAGTCTCTGCTGCCGCTGCTGCATGACGATGAGGAACAGGCATTGAAGATTGCGGAAGAAGCCATTGGCGGTTTTACCGAGCAGTTTCAACGACATTGGCTGGCGGGAATGAGGGCGAAGCTGGGGCTCTTTAACGTGGAACCGGACGATGAAGCCCTGATTAAAGAGATCCTGAAGCTGATGCACAAACACCGTGCGGACTATACGAATACGTTCAGAGCTTTAACCTTCGGCAAATGGCAGGATATGGCGCTATCTGAGGATGCAGAGTTTGAGCCGTGGCTTCAGCGATGGCATTCAAGATTAGACAGGGAGGAGGAGAGCAAGGAAGCTTCGCATCAATTGATGCGGGACAGCAACCCTGCCGTCATCCCCCGCAATCACCGGGTGGAAGAAGCTCTCGAAGCCGCAGAGAAGAATGGAGATTACAGCGTGATGGAGCGGCTGCTAAGCGTTCTCGCGAATCCTTACGCGCACACTGCGGAACAGGAGGAATATTGTCAACTTCCTGAACCGTCTCTGCGTCCTTACCGAACTTACTGCGGAACGTGA
- a CDS encoding sensor histidine kinase — MRTYWIWLFLLCVTWIFALQHASLNTAMMTPRLMGSALFFTAYFISPLLRTKPILLAMNLSLASLVASMVLWPDPLGTANPYTILVLSLIACKAAYRLPPIQAWIVGLVVILSAAAPAATHNPSLPPVYLALHTAMLAAALIAFRSSWQRGEAAEARNEALLSEYRRMKRHLASGEELARQEERAQIGREIHDSVGHKLTALMMQLEVFRMQAEGEAEVRARHLKELARESLEETRSAVKALKSNEPGGLPAIMRLIRQLEADSLIKIHFTVKHGAMSAPLTNEQSIAVYRVVQEALTNIMKHGKSREAEVTFEAPGGSVFRFEISNPSAQADTFREGFGLQSMRERIESNRGRFQVILHHDRFIVSGVLPLNLHMTQGETTR, encoded by the coding sequence ATGCGTACATATTGGATTTGGTTGTTTTTATTATGCGTAACCTGGATCTTTGCACTTCAGCATGCATCCTTAAATACGGCAATGATGACTCCGAGGTTGATGGGCAGCGCATTGTTCTTTACAGCCTATTTCATTTCTCCGTTATTGAGAACGAAGCCGATCCTGCTGGCAATGAACCTGAGCCTCGCTTCGCTTGTCGCCAGTATGGTGTTGTGGCCTGATCCTCTCGGTACGGCTAATCCTTACACCATCCTAGTGTTGTCTTTGATTGCGTGTAAGGCTGCATACAGGTTGCCGCCGATTCAGGCCTGGATCGTAGGCCTTGTTGTTATTCTAAGCGCTGCAGCTCCTGCTGCCACTCATAATCCATCCTTGCCCCCTGTCTATCTCGCATTGCACACGGCTATGCTCGCGGCTGCGCTAATCGCATTTCGCAGCAGTTGGCAGCGGGGAGAGGCGGCGGAAGCACGGAATGAAGCGCTGCTTAGCGAGTATCGGAGAATGAAGCGACATCTCGCCTCGGGCGAAGAGCTGGCCCGCCAAGAAGAGCGGGCTCAAATTGGACGGGAAATTCATGACTCCGTAGGACATAAGCTGACGGCTCTCATGATGCAGCTTGAAGTGTTCCGCATGCAAGCCGAGGGCGAGGCGGAGGTACGAGCTCGGCATCTAAAAGAGCTGGCGCGGGAGAGTCTGGAGGAGACGAGAAGCGCCGTGAAAGCGTTGAAGAGCAATGAGCCTGGCGGATTGCCGGCAATTATGAGACTGATCCGCCAGCTGGAAGCGGATAGTCTGATCAAGATTCATTTTACGGTCAAGCACGGTGCGATGTCTGCGCCATTAACGAATGAACAGTCCATTGCGGTATATCGCGTTGTCCAGGAGGCTCTGACGAATATTATGAAGCACGGTAAATCCCGGGAGGCCGAGGTTACATTCGAAGCCCCTGGGGGCAGCGTATTTCGCTTCGAAATTTCGAATCCCAGTGCGCAAGCAGACACCTTCCGGGAAGGCTTCGGTCTGCAGTCGATGCGGGAGAGAATCGAGAGCAATCGTGGCCGATTTCAGGTCATTCTTCATCATGACCGATTTATTGTCAGCGGTGTATTACCGCTAAACTTACATATGACCCAGGGGGAGACGACCCGATGA
- a CDS encoding response regulator, whose amino-acid sequence MIKILLAEDQAMVRQGLKMMIETDEGLRVTGEAVHGREAVELNERHMFDLVILDIQMPVMNGLEAARVIRKRWPERKVLMLTTFNDDEYALEALKSGASGYLLKDAEPEALIRSIRSCMSGGLTLQDDVAAKVIPRLLRRTEEEEERSIDPAITPRELDILKLVGEGRSNREISDELGLTVGTVKNHMSQLMDKLELRDRTQLAIYAIRHNIV is encoded by the coding sequence ATGATCAAAATTTTGCTTGCCGAGGATCAGGCGATGGTACGCCAAGGTTTAAAAATGATGATAGAAACAGACGAAGGGCTTCGTGTGACAGGCGAAGCAGTTCATGGCCGAGAGGCGGTGGAGCTCAACGAGCGGCATATGTTCGATCTGGTCATCCTAGATATACAGATGCCGGTCATGAACGGCTTGGAGGCTGCACGAGTCATTCGTAAAAGATGGCCGGAGCGGAAGGTGCTTATGCTGACGACGTTCAATGACGATGAGTATGCGCTGGAGGCGTTAAAAAGCGGGGCAAGTGGGTATTTACTCAAGGACGCAGAGCCTGAGGCATTAATTCGTTCCATCCGCAGTTGTATGTCAGGCGGACTAACCTTGCAGGATGACGTTGCCGCAAAGGTGATTCCGCGGCTGCTTCGCAGAACCGAGGAGGAGGAAGAGCGTTCCATCGATCCTGCTATTACACCACGGGAACTGGATATTCTGAAGCTAGTAGGTGAAGGGCGGAGCAATCGGGAAATCTCCGATGAACTGGGTTTGACCGTCGGAACCGTAAAAAATCATATGAGCCAGCTGATGGATAAGCTGGAATTGCGCGATCGTACCCAGCTCGCCATCTATGCCATTCGCCATAATATCGTATAG
- a CDS encoding ABC transporter ATP-binding protein, with translation MIEALELRKVFKGKTAVDDVSFYLDEGESVGLLGPNGAGKSTTISMVSSLLKPNAGDVRLHGTSVIGKPQLIRQVLGVVPQEIALYQELSAYENLKFFGGLYRLKGIQLEMKIQKLLEMVGLSDRQKELIKTYSGGMKRRINIAAALLHDPKIVIMDEPTVGIDPQSRNHILDTVRWLNREKGTTVLYTSHYIEEVEQLCSRIYIMDHGRIIASGTKEELRRILSGEDTLLLQLDKPSKELIQELRTLTPIRQVEETENGLKLIAAKQSNLLSQVVQAAERHHIQIISIHVHTPSLEDVFLHLTGRTLRD, from the coding sequence ATGATAGAAGCCCTAGAGCTAAGAAAAGTGTTCAAAGGAAAGACCGCGGTTGACGATGTCAGTTTTTATTTGGATGAGGGTGAATCCGTCGGTCTGCTTGGGCCAAATGGAGCGGGTAAATCGACAACGATCTCCATGGTATCTTCCTTATTGAAGCCGAATGCGGGCGATGTAAGACTGCATGGAACGAGCGTCATTGGTAAGCCACAGCTCATTCGTCAGGTGTTGGGAGTCGTGCCGCAGGAAATTGCCCTGTATCAGGAGCTCAGCGCCTACGAGAATTTGAAATTTTTTGGCGGATTATACCGCTTGAAGGGTATACAGCTGGAGATGAAAATTCAAAAACTGCTGGAGATGGTCGGGCTGAGTGATCGGCAGAAGGAGCTCATTAAAACCTACTCCGGCGGGATGAAGAGACGGATCAATATCGCGGCAGCGCTGCTGCATGATCCGAAAATCGTCATTATGGATGAACCGACGGTGGGCATTGATCCTCAATCCCGCAACCACATCCTGGATACCGTCAGATGGTTAAACCGCGAGAAGGGAACAACGGTCTTATATACGAGCCATTACATCGAAGAAGTCGAGCAGCTATGCAGCCGAATTTACATCATGGATCATGGTCGGATTATCGCTTCGGGGACGAAGGAGGAGCTGCGCCGGATTTTGTCCGGAGAAGACACCTTATTGCTTCAGCTTGATAAGCCAAGCAAAGAACTGATACAGGAGCTTCGGACGTTGACGCCGATCCGGCAGGTCGAGGAAACCGAGAACGGGTTAAAGCTCATTGCCGCCAAGCAAAGCAATTTGTTATCCCAAGTCGTTCAAGCCGCCGAACGGCATCACATTCAGATCATCAGCATACATGTACACACGCCAAGCCTGGAGGATGTCTTCCTGCATCTGACCGGCCGGACGCTGAGAGACTAG
- a CDS encoding ABC transporter permease has product MIPFFKKDFLVFWRDRKELLISLITPIVLIIILGFALPGWIENPTKSLEIKAAIVNLDDEPAALQQFQESLTSRIALEEITQFSKGHGEQLSPIRSLMELLQSEEVMSIVHLQELSREEAHRQLEEEQIEAIITIPDGFTNAALHKMLLNEGEGAALQIIAGEASLQVDVLGEIIHGYMQMLNFQSAFQNVGGTDTAVVVASLTDMENVGGREILPGVETVTSFQYYALAVSIVFALLLSTTTATKAVTEKREHTLERILLTGSHPVQYLSGKMSSTFCLSILQLTIVLLISHFALGIFPGRSLQFWLGMFLVLIFLALCVGALASLFTALVFRLEDSVANGISFLVILIAGTIGGSFAPIYVLPKWLQSAGEWTPNGFTLAVLLEWLQTETVTNLIGAMVKLGVFAVVATCSAIWLFPRRGRI; this is encoded by the coding sequence TTGATCCCGTTTTTTAAGAAGGATTTCCTCGTTTTCTGGAGAGATCGGAAGGAGCTTCTGATCTCGCTCATTACGCCGATTGTTCTTATTATTATCCTTGGATTTGCATTGCCTGGCTGGATCGAGAATCCAACCAAGTCACTGGAGATCAAAGCGGCCATCGTGAATCTGGATGATGAGCCAGCCGCCTTGCAGCAATTCCAAGAATCGCTGACCTCCCGTATAGCATTGGAAGAAATAACGCAATTCTCCAAGGGGCATGGGGAGCAATTATCACCGATCCGCTCACTTATGGAGCTGCTCCAATCTGAAGAGGTCATGAGCATCGTTCATTTGCAGGAGCTAAGCCGTGAGGAAGCTCATCGGCAGCTGGAGGAGGAACAGATTGAGGCGATCATTACCATACCAGATGGTTTTACGAATGCGGCACTCCACAAAATGCTATTGAACGAGGGAGAGGGAGCGGCGCTCCAGATCATTGCCGGAGAAGCATCCCTTCAGGTAGATGTACTGGGGGAAATCATTCACGGATATATGCAGATGCTGAATTTTCAATCCGCGTTCCAAAATGTCGGGGGCACGGACACAGCCGTTGTAGTTGCTTCGTTGACCGATATGGAGAATGTAGGAGGCCGTGAAATATTACCAGGTGTGGAGACGGTCACTTCTTTTCAATATTACGCCTTGGCAGTTAGTATCGTATTTGCTCTGCTCTTATCCACTACGACAGCCACTAAGGCCGTGACAGAGAAACGGGAGCATACCCTGGAGCGAATTTTGCTTACAGGCTCGCATCCTGTACAATATTTGTCGGGAAAAATGAGCTCTACGTTTTGCTTGTCCATATTGCAGCTTACGATTGTATTACTCATATCGCATTTTGCATTAGGCATATTCCCGGGGCGTTCGCTGCAATTCTGGCTGGGCATGTTCCTGGTTCTGATTTTTTTAGCGCTTTGCGTAGGAGCATTGGCTTCGCTGTTCACCGCCTTGGTGTTCCGGTTGGAAGACTCCGTTGCTAACGGCATTAGTTTTCTTGTTATTTTAATTGCAGGAACAATTGGCGGCAGCTTCGCACCGATCTATGTGCTTCCGAAGTGGCTGCAATCCGCTGGTGAATGGACGCCGAACGGATTTACGTTGGCGGTGCTGCTGGAATGGCTTCAGACCGAGACGGTCACGAATCTGATTGGGGCAATGGTGAAGCTGGGTGTGTTCGCAGTAGTAGCGACATGTAGCGCAATCTGGCTGTTTCCGAGAAGGGGGCGTATCTGA